In the genome of Kiritimatiellia bacterium, one region contains:
- a CDS encoding FHA domain-containing protein — protein MAVLIGMSPEVKGKNFELDREKITIGRNATNMIVLDHPTVSGKHCQISRIGNRYTLTDLGSTNGTRVNSQEIKEIDLHPKDLVQVGSIEFLFDAEGAEVSAREEARVQPEVVVTTGPATAPISFTSISPFGPRRKENQAMWYVTIGIIGLLALAGVTLFLLKFLRVW, from the coding sequence ATGGCGGTGCTGATCGGAATGTCGCCCGAGGTAAAGGGCAAGAACTTTGAGCTCGACCGCGAGAAGATCACGATCGGTCGTAACGCGACCAACATGATCGTGCTGGACCATCCGACGGTTTCCGGCAAGCATTGTCAGATCAGCCGCATCGGCAATCGCTACACGCTCACGGACCTCGGCTCCACCAACGGGACGCGGGTCAACTCTCAGGAGATCAAGGAGATTGATCTGCATCCGAAGGACCTTGTGCAAGTCGGCAGCATCGAGTTCCTGTTTGACGCGGAGGGAGCGGAGGTGAGCGCCCGCGAAGAGGCGCGGGTGCAACCGGAGGTGGTGGTCACGACAGGCCCGGCGACCGCTCCGATTTCCTTTACCAGCATCTCGCCGTTTGGCCCGCGCCGGAAGGAAAATCAGGCGATGTGGTATGTGACGATCGGCATCATCGGTTTGCTGGCGCTGGCCGGCGTCACGCTTTTCCTGCTCAAGTTCCTACGGGTGTGGTGA
- a CDS encoding HEPN domain-containing protein, with protein MTSDQLARSYLRKCGDRLAALEVLRAREAHSDVVRESQEVVELAAKGILRSIGIDPPKIHDVGELLLEYADRCPALSREELERLAADSRRLRREREFSFYGEADLIPTSLYTAADADQSLEAARFATALLERCIGRR; from the coding sequence ATGACTTCCGACCAGCTGGCCCGGAGCTATCTGCGGAAATGTGGGGACCGTCTGGCCGCACTTGAGGTGTTGCGCGCACGCGAGGCGCACTCGGACGTCGTTCGCGAAAGTCAAGAGGTTGTGGAGCTGGCCGCGAAAGGGATTCTGCGCTCGATCGGGATCGACCCGCCCAAGATTCACGACGTCGGCGAACTGCTGTTGGAATACGCCGACCGATGTCCGGCGCTGTCACGCGAAGAGCTGGAACGGCTGGCCGCTGACTCTCGTCGCCTGCGCAGGGAGCGGGAGTTCAGTTTTTACGGGGAGGCGGACCTGATCCCCACCTCTCTGTACACCGCGGCGGACGCGGATCAGTCGCTGGAGGCGGCGCGATTTGCAACTGCGCTGTTGGAGCGTTGTATCGGCCGGCGGTGA
- a CDS encoding radical SAM protein: MAALRRLPRHGVGFNVLAAVHTVNASRPLEVERHLRDLGVRYIRFIPIIERVPDAAQYSTGLDTGRAGPAPRRTRWSVAPAEYGRFLIAVFEEGRQRDRERLTLQIIESAIAARLGAGATVCQFAPECGRCLVVETNGDVYACDRDVQPYHHRSNLLDSPLADILDSPAPVRFGRDKADRLSWTCRTCAVLSLCGGDCPKHRWLADADDPHRPRSVRCEAYRRFFNHSWATIEESVLALICGTAPNAEGAGHDNPVL, encoded by the coding sequence GTGGCGGCACTGCGTCGCCTTCCCCGCCACGGCGTGGGGTTCAACGTGCTGGCGGCGGTGCACACGGTCAACGCCAGTCGGCCGCTCGAGGTCGAGCGCCACCTGCGGGATCTGGGCGTCCGTTACATTCGATTCATTCCGATCATCGAACGCGTTCCGGATGCGGCTCAGTACTCCACCGGCCTGGATACGGGCCGCGCGGGGCCCGCACCGCGCCGGACGAGATGGAGCGTGGCGCCCGCGGAGTACGGCAGGTTTCTGATCGCCGTGTTCGAGGAGGGGCGCCAGCGCGACCGTGAGCGCCTGACGCTCCAGATCATCGAGTCCGCCATTGCGGCCCGCCTCGGCGCCGGCGCAACCGTGTGCCAGTTCGCACCAGAGTGCGGCCGCTGCCTAGTGGTGGAGACGAACGGCGATGTGTACGCATGTGATCGCGACGTTCAACCGTACCACCACCGCAGCAACCTGCTGGACAGCCCGCTGGCCGACATCCTGGATTCACCGGCCCCGGTGCGCTTCGGGCGGGACAAGGCGGATCGGCTGTCGTGGACCTGCCGGACCTGCGCAGTGCTCTCCCTGTGTGGCGGCGACTGCCCCAAGCACCGCTGGCTCGCCGATGCCGACGACCCGCATCGTCCCCGCAGCGTGCGATGCGAGGCGTACCGGCGTTTTTTCAATCACTCGTGGGCGACGATCGAGGAGAGCGTGCTTGCGCTGATCTGCGGGACCGCCCCGAATGCGGAAGGGGCGGGGCACGACAATCCGGTACTGTGA
- a CDS encoding nucleotidyltransferase domain-containing protein — translation MPEPVRQHLLRALTDACRRHYGDALVSLAVFGSWARNAATPYSDLDLLIVAEPLPEGRLARVRQFEPIEAELAPLRRTVWGSAAPPLDISPIFKTPAEVEEGSPLFLDMTRHVLLLHDRNGFFAGYLAALAQRLRELGAERRPFRGGYYWIYKPDARPGEVIRL, via the coding sequence ATGCCCGAGCCGGTCCGACAACATCTTTTGCGAGCGCTGACGGATGCCTGCCGGCGTCACTACGGCGATGCGCTGGTGTCGTTGGCGGTGTTTGGCTCCTGGGCCCGCAACGCCGCCACTCCGTATTCCGATCTCGACCTGCTGATTGTCGCCGAGCCGTTGCCCGAAGGACGGCTGGCCCGCGTTCGCCAATTCGAACCGATCGAGGCCGAACTTGCACCGCTCCGCCGCACGGTATGGGGGTCGGCGGCGCCACCGCTGGACATTTCTCCGATCTTCAAAACCCCCGCGGAGGTGGAAGAGGGCAGCCCGCTGTTTCTCGATATGACCCGGCACGTGCTGTTGTTACATGACCGCAACGGATTCTTTGCCGGCTACCTCGCCGCGCTCGCTCAACGCCTGCGCGAGCTCGGTGCTGAACGACGCCCCTTCCGTGGTGGCTACTACTGGATCTACAAACCCGACGCGCGTCCGGGGGAAGTGATCCGACTATGA